In Musa acuminata AAA Group cultivar baxijiao chromosome BXJ3-11, Cavendish_Baxijiao_AAA, whole genome shotgun sequence, one DNA window encodes the following:
- the LOC103974361 gene encoding cell number regulator 2-like: MQAPQVGDYHGPQPVPPVAAAPAASSSFRNDVYPPAFAPSTPRAQPPLPAPWSTGLFDCCDDVGNCCVTCFCPCITFGQIAEIVDGGSVPCGASGALYALMFCVTGCACLYSCFYRSKMRGQLFLEESPCADCAVHCCCESCALCQEYRELKIRGFNLHYWLLHGNLQVQNATLPPSVEGGMQR; encoded by the exons atGCAGGCGCCCCAAGTAGGCGACTACCACGGGCCACAACCAGTTCCGCCGGTGGCCGCCGCACCCGCGGCGTCATCAAGCTTCAGAAATGACGTCTACCCCCCGGCCTTTGCTCCTTCCACCCCTCGAGCCCAGCCTCCGTTACCTGCACCGTGGTCCACCGGCCTCTTCGATTGTTGCGACGACGTCGGCAACT GCTGCGTGACTTGCTTCTGCCCATGCATCACCTTCGGTCAGATTGCGGAGATTGTCGACGGAGGATCCGTCC CATGCGGGGCAAGCGGTGCGCTCTACGCGTTGATGTTCTGCGTCACCGGCTGCGCTTGCCTGTACTCGTGCTTCTACAGGTCGAAGATGAGAGGGCAGTTGTTCTTGGAGGAGAGCCCCTGTGCCGACTGCGCCGTCCACTGCTGCTGCGAGTCATGTGCCCTGTGCCAAGAGTACAGGGAACTCAAGATTCGTGGGTTCAACTTGCACTATT GGTTGTTGCATGGTAACCTGCAGGTGCAGAATGCGACCTTACCTCCGTCCGTAGAAGGTGGAATGCAGCGTTGA